A genome region from Cervus canadensis isolate Bull #8, Minnesota chromosome 10, ASM1932006v1, whole genome shotgun sequence includes the following:
- the SKIDA1 gene encoding SKI/DACH domain-containing protein 1, with product MGDLKSGFEEVDGVRLGYLIIKGKQMFALSQVFTDLLKNIPRTTVHKRMDHLKVKKHHCDLEELRKLKAINSIAFHAAKCTLISREDVEALYTSCKTERVLKTKRRRVGRALATKAPPPGRAAAAAAAGPRPAFWKDKHQLWRGLSGAARPLPISAQSPRPGAAAAAAARPAAHLPQIFSKYPGSHYPELVRSPCKPPLNYETAPLQGNYVAFHSDPAYFRSLLCSKHPAAAAAAAAAAAAAAAAAAAYYQASAAGPQPKAAAAAGAGGPVSLTYRCKRKRGGAKDCLLAPHAGARRLLLLPRSYKAKAAAAAAAAAAAAAAAAAGATCLERFHLVSGFCPPPHHHHHHHHHHHHHHHHHRAQLSQPSHHPPHHRRPQPHLGSFPESCSSDSESSSYSDHAANDSDFGSSVSSSSNSVSSEEEEEEGEEEEEEEEEEEEEGGSGASDSSEVSSEEEEEDSSTESDSSSGSSQVSVQSIRFRRTSFCKPPSVQAQANFLYHLASAAAATKPAAFEDAGRLPDLKSSVKAESSEEWNLQSWAPKASPVYCPASLGSCFTEIRNDRVSEITFPQSEISSIVKRTDLTINCLAEGASSPSPKTNNAFPQQRILREARKCLQATPTTHCADNNTIAARFLNNDSSGAAANSEKDSKIPHCTEFATDLPSSSPTYPEVDTAAVAATTKAENPCTDSGDRTLPFLHNIKIKVEDSSANEEYEPDLITNKLKCECNDTKGEFYSVTESKEEDALLTTAKEGFACPEKETPSLNPLAQSQGLSCTLGSPKPEDGEYKFGARVRKNYRTLVLGKRPVLQTPPVKPNLKSARSPRPTGKTETHEGTLDDFTVINRRKKVASNVASAVKRPFNFMANFPCPPSLIIGKDGDLWPAYSLNTTKDSQPPHKAHPIWKWQLGGSAIPLPPSHKFRKFNS from the coding sequence ATGGGAGACCTGAAGTCAGGTTTTGAAGAGGTGGATGGCGTGAGGCTCGGCTACCTCATCATTAAAGGAAAGCAAATGTTTGCCCTCTCCCAAGTCTTCACGGATCTGCTGAAAAACATCCCGAGGACGACCGTGCACAAGCGCATGGATcatctgaaagtgaaaaagcacCACTGCGATCTGGAGGAGTTGCGGAAACTCAAGGCAATCAACAGCATCGCCTTCCACGCCGCCAAATGCACGCTCATCTCCCGGGAAGACGTGGAAGCGCTCTACACCTCCTGCAAAACTGAGCGCGTCCTCAAGACCAAGCGCAGGAGGGTCGGCCGGGCCCTGGCCACAAAGGCGCCGCCGCCAgggcgcgccgccgccgccgccgccgccggcccccGCCCGGCTTTCTGGAAGGACAAGCACCAACTTTGGCGGGGCCTGAGCGGAGCCGCGCGGCCCCTGCCAATCAGCGCGCAGTCCCCGCGCCCGggcgcagccgccgccgccgccgcgcgcccAGCCGCCCATCTACCTCAGATTTTTAGCAAATACCCGGGCTCGCACTACCCGGAACTCGTGCGCTCGCCTTGCAAACCCCCTCTAAACTATGAAACTGCCCCGCTCCAGGGAAACTACGTCGCTTTCCACTCGGACCCTGCTTATTTTCGGAGCCTGCTGTGCAGCAAGcacccggccgccgccgccgccgctgccgccgccgccgccgccgccgccgccgccgccgccgcctacTACCAGGCGTCGGCGGCCGGGCCCCAGCccaaggcggcggcggcggcgggcgccggGGGCCCGGTGAGCCTGACCTACCGCTGCAAGCGCAAGCGCGGGGGCGCCAAGGACTGCTTGCTCGCGCCGCACGCCGGCGCCCGccgtctgctgctgctgcccaggTCCTACAAAGccaaggcggcggcggcggcggcggcggcagcggcggcggcggcggcggcggccgcgggggCCACGTGCCTGGAAAGGTTTCATCTGGTGAGCGGCTTCTGCCCgccgccccaccaccaccaccaccaccaccaccatcaccatcaccatcaccaccaccaccgggCCCAGCTGTCGCAGCCGAGTCACCACCCCCCTCATCACCGCCGGCCGCAGCCCCATCTGGGCAGCTTTCCCGAGAGCTGCAGCAGCGACTCCGAGTCCAGCTCCTACTCGGACCATGCCGCCAACGACTCGGATTTTGGCTCCAGTGTGTCCAGCTCCAGCAACTCCGTGTCCtcggaggaagaggaggaggagggagaggaggaggaggaggaagaggaggaggaagaggaggaggggggcagTGGGGCCTCGGATTCCAGTGAAGTCAgctcggaggaggaggaggaggactcgTCCACCGAGTCGGACTCTAGCTCCGGCTCCAGCCAAGTGTCAGTGCAGAGCATCCGTTTCAGGCGCACCAGCTTCTGCAAGCCTCCCAGCGTGCAGGCGCAGGCCAACTTCTTGTACCATCTGGCCTCCGCCGCCGCTGCAACCAAACCCGCTGCTTTCGAGGATGCCGGCAGACTTCCCGACCTCAAGAGTAGTGTCAAAGCGGAGTCGTCCGAGGAATGGAATCTGCAGAGCTGGGCCCCCAAAGCGTCTCCGGTGTACTGCCCGGCCAGCCTGGGGAGTTGTTTCACGGAGATAAGGAACGATAGGGTATCTGAGATTACATTCCCACAATCTGAAATTTCCAGTATTGTAAAGAGAACTGACCTGACAATTAACTGCCTGGCGGAGGGGGCCTCTTCACCTAGCCCAAAGACAAACAATGCATTTCCACAACAAAGAATACTCCGAGAGGCTAGGAAATGCCTACAAGCAACTCCTACTACACACTGTGCAGATAACAACACAATAGCTGCTAGGTTCTTAAATAATGATTCTTCCGGAGCAGcagcaaattcagaaaaagaTTCCAAAATCCCTCATTGTACTGAATTTGCTACTGATTTGCCCTCTTCTTCGCCAACTTATCCCGAGGTGGATACAGCAGCAGTAGCAGCGACAACTAAAGCCGAGAATCCCTGTACTGACTCGGGCGACAGGACATTGCCGTTTCTGCACAATATTAAAATCAAAGTAGAAGACAGTAGTGCTAATGAAGAATATGAACCTGACCTTATTACAAATAAGCTAAAGTGCGAGTGCAATGATACAAAGGGTGAGTTTTACAGTGTGACTGAAAGTAAAGAGGAGGACGCCTTGTTAACTACAGCCAAGGAAGGTTTTGCATGCCCTGAAAAAGAAACTCCTTCCTTAAATCCACTGGCTCAGAGTCAGGGCCTTTCATGCACTTTAGGTTCTCCAAAACCTGAGGATGGGGAATATAAATTTGGTGCCAGGGTGAGAAAAAATTACCGGACACTAGTACTGGGAAAGCGACCTGTACTTCAGACACCTCCAGTCAAACCAAATCTGAAATCAGCTAGAAGTCCTCGTCCTACAGGTAAAACTGAGACACATGAAGGAACACTGGATGATTTTACAGTTATAAACAGACGCAAAAAGGTAGCCAGCAATGTAGCATCAGCAGTGAAAAGgccatttaatttcatggcaaattTTCCTTGTCCACCATCACTCATTATTGGGAAGGATGGGGATTTGTGGCCGGCGTATTCCTTAAACACCACTAAGGATTCCCAACCTCCTCACAAGGCCCATCCTATATGGAAATGGCAGCTGGGCGGTTCTGCAATACCTCTTCCACCTAGTCACAAATTCAGGAAATTTAATTCATAA